A window of Candidatus Krumholzibacteriia bacterium genomic DNA:
ACGTTCGCCACCGGGAACTCCCAGCCCACGGTGGCGCAGCCGGAGAGGAGGGCCAGGCACAGTGGCAGGGCGAGAACCATCGCACACAAGCGGACGGGCGTCGACGTCATCTCCCGCTCCTCCTATTCTCCCAGGACATGGGCGACGACTTCGCGCCGGTGCGGCCGCCGCCGGTGTTCGTACAGATAGATACCCTGCCAGGTTCCGAGCGTTGGCGCACCGTCCATCACCGGCAGGCTGAGCGTGGTTTGCGTGAGGGCCGCGCGGACATGGGCGGGCATGTCGTCGGGCCCCTCGGCCGTGTGGCGGAAGAGGGGATCGCCCTCCGGGACGAGGCGGCGGAGAAAGCGCTCCAGGTCGCGCATGGCCTCGGGGTCGGCGTTCTCCTGGATGACGAGCGACGCCGACGTGTGCCGCACCTGCAAGGTGAGGAGCCCGGTGCGGATGCCCGTACCGCCCACCCAGCTTCGGACCTCGGCGGTGATGTCCACGGGCCCGCTCCCCCTCGTCTCGATCTGGAACTGCGTGAGCGCTTGTCGCATGATCCTCGGATACGGCGGCGAGGGCCGTCGGGGTTGGCGCATTCGTGACGCTACTCCGGGGCGCGCGCGATGACAAGAGAGGTGTCGAGCATGAGCTTCGACAGCGCCAGACGCATCAGCACCGCGGCGGCCTTGACGAAGCTGCCGGGACCCGAGGGCGAGCGATTCGCCCGGATCTTCACCCACGGGTCACTGGAGGTGGAGATCTACGCGCCCCGTGGAACGGATCCGCAGTCGCCCCACGACCGGGACGAGGTGTACGTCGTCGTCGCGGGGCACGGCACCTTCGTGAACGGCGCGAAGCGAGAGACCTGCGGACCGGGAGACTTCCTGTTCGCTGCTGCTCATGAGGTGCATCGCTTCGAGGACTTCAGCGATGATTT
This region includes:
- a CDS encoding secondary thiamine-phosphate synthase enzyme YjbQ, whose protein sequence is MRQALTQFQIETRGSGPVDITAEVRSWVGGTGIRTGLLTLQVRHTSASLVIQENADPEAMRDLERFLRRLVPEGDPLFRHTAEGPDDMPAHVRAALTQTTLSLPVMDGAPTLGTWQGIYLYEHRRRPHRREVVAHVLGE
- a CDS encoding cupin domain-containing protein gives rise to the protein MSFDSARRISTAAALTKLPGPEGERFARIFTHGSLEVEIYAPRGTDPQSPHDRDEVYVVVAGHGTFVNGAKRETCGPGDFLFAAAHEVHRFEDFSDDFVTWVLFYGPKGGERSARP